One genomic window of Aethina tumida isolate Nest 87 chromosome 3, icAetTumi1.1, whole genome shotgun sequence includes the following:
- the LOC109604656 gene encoding centrosome-associated zinc finger protein CP190 isoform X3 — translation MGENVKQVRVDNWGIFFLQRLQMFFSKTDYCDMTLQFEGNVQLKVHRLVMNACTEYFEYLEKSCPSLEDGVILMPSNLQADVIVPIVNFIYTGMLEFNMLTFDKLYRAADLMNLNVLTKLLDAQKVSAKKKNWPIQEKKVKPQLSPVAKELPSPLPGRKLPVWKRRVVPNPTPLPSPFSESKWNVSQDSMSAADNSPKPTRFEWPEDDLPSLSLMDTSFDDISYTSKPLLTQAEEIKASTSFDSIRNSASQSNVSASYNKSQLLSQSSIDMDEVKDYVKEQKIRNDLEILKQEVETERVEINNQSKRKQEVQNESLLKRLKIEKENKDNSTGSVSVTTKGTDVDHTKIVSEILKKYPHLVKKNKNIRLKIVSAGNKSGTSVEAKVTSNQNLQESERKTYGEKGKRTNAHVANRKKEGDVWVCNECDQLEFQMFYLYKKHMIDVHNQQFDINLCKYCGRKCNTQNVMMYHLFTKHGVKSPKAGSYPKCNKCPYIALSSASLARHKAEHGKQEVQCPVCGIAFVNNASLMRHIQITNHKGEKKLKESFDCQFCTKRYIHSEMNLLAHLRDRHLAEARRDGLVIIDDDDHDEEVNEQPEEEQEALLEDFMVPSQMMRHQSTEKVNIISNVKVPANQQQEPSSEAEALNNVATGIATSLGLVDIVVLDDNQQYILQQQQAQTTNTGQPEEFILPDLSGGGHGFTEQVITTQHSGVLPQAMLQSGAGSNDELVMVLTDHDYQDGQESAGHVDNSNIVVLYSHPVDGQQQYITSQGNLMVNSETGMLEIRNGGTIESDPNQPIESIEMIQREIAKTTSSSSSSSYYQPQECKTQLDSEESLANAAFEETVAAQNPTEEQQKEQMFASEVQQTEHLKQNEEQESENDKYHEVPEMDATDGSIPNNQITYEQMDIDEPQADLEHVQNPEEAQEEPTVESQVTEEKQEDEGQDVLPDTNPEQIALTDEECPKNIQEEQDLRPDEAVQQEDLNLSAPEVYEPEAMEVDGGGKGTPLEDVQSQPDSGIESTDQHPDSANSDGQTIKDDEVEEAANQAVEPENNSFEKEVTTAPEQETEEISQQSATDCSQQENTSCGAQSETSNSQFNDDNSQSWQDSQDDSGTTGEKSRDEQTGSRDASAILEDWEDTDSQQSDKPPTEMPQLDDDADKNVKAAEAEARVHKLMNDWEEDEDEDNAGQKKVPPS, via the exons ATGGGTGAGAACGTGAAGCAAGTGAGGGTGGACAATTGGGGAATATTTTTTCTCCAAAGACTACAAATGTTCTTCAGTAAAACAGACTACTGCGATATGACCCTGCAGTTTGAGGGCAACGTTCAGTTGAAAGTGCACAGACTTGTGATGAATGCATGcacagaatattttgaatatttggagAAGTCTTGTCCATCATTGGAGGATGGTGTCATTTTGATGCCCAGTAATTTACAGGCAGATGTCATCGTACCCATTGTGAACTTTATTTACACTGGAATGCTTGAATTTAACATGCTCACATTTGATAAGTTGTACAGGGCTGCAGATTTgatgaatttaaatgttttgaccAAGCTGTTGGATGCCCAAAAGGTGTCtgctaaaaagaaaaattggcCTATTCAG GAAAAAAAAGTGAAACCACAGTTATCCCCAGTTGCAAAAGAATTACCCAGTCCACTTCCAGGTCGTAAATTGCCTGTATGGAAGCGACGAGTCGTCCCGAATCCGACGCCGTTGCCGTCTCCCTTTTCAGAAAGTAAATGGAACGTGTCCCAGGATTCTATGTCCGCCGCAGACAACAGTCCCAAACCTACACGTTTCGAATGGCCGGAGGACGACTTACCTTCGCTCAGCCTCATGGACACGAGTTTCGACGACATCTCGTACACCAGTAAACCGTTGCTCACACAAGCAGAGGAAATTAAGGCCAGCACGTCTTTCGACTCCATCAGAAACTCCGCTTCGCAGTCGAACGTCTCCGCAAGTTACAACAAGTCGCAGCTGTTGTCCCAGTCCAGCATTGACATGGACGAAGTCAAGGATTACGTGAAGGAGCAGAAAATCAGAAACGATTTGGAGATTTTAAAACAAGAG GTGGAGACTGAAAGGGTAGAAATCAACAACCAGTCAAAAAGGAAACAAGAGGTGCAAAACGAATCGCTACTGAAACGGCTAAAGATCGAAAAGGAGAACAAAGATAACAGTACAGGTTCAGTGAGCGTCACCACCAAAGGCACGGACGTAGACCACACGAAAATCGTGTCGGAGATATTGAAAAAGTATCCGCATCTCGTCAAGAAGAACAAGAACATCCGATTGAAGATCGTGTCGGCGGGAAACAAGTCCGGCACCTCAGTCGAAGCTAAAGTCACTTCTAATCAAAAC TTGCAGGAGTCCGAGAGGAAGACGTACGGGGAGAAGGGGAAGAGAACGAACGCCCACGTGGCGAACAGGAAGAAGGAGGGCGACGTTTGGGTGTGCAATGAATGCGACCAGTTGGAGTTCCAGATGTTCTACCTGTACAAGAAGCACATGATCGACGTCCACAATCAGCAGTTCGACATCAACCTGTGCAAATATTGCGGTCGGAAGTGCAACACGCAGAACGTCATGATGTACCATCTGTTCACCAAGCACGGCGTCAAGTCGCCCAAGGCCGGCAGTTATCCGAAGTGCAACAAGTGTCCGTACATCG CGTTGTCCAGTGCAAGTTTGGCCCGACACAAGGCCGAGCACGGCAAGCAGGAGGTGCAGTGTCCCGTGTGCGGCATCGCTTTCGTCAATAACGCCAGTCTGATGCGCCACATCCAAATCACCAATCACAAGGGCGAGAAGAAGCTGAAAGAAAGTTTCGACTGTCAGTTTTGCACCAAGAGGTACATCCATTCGGAGATGAATCTGTTGGCACATTTGCGGGACCGTCACTTGGCAGAGGCACGTAGGGACGGCTTGGTGATCATTGACGACGACGACCACGACGAGGAGGTCAACGAGCAGCCCGAGGAGGAGCAGGAGGCACTCTTGGAGGATTTTATGGTACCTTCGCAAATGATGCGTCACCAATCTACCGAGAAGGTGAACATAATTTCTAACGTTAAAGTGCCTGCCAACCAGCAGCAGGAGCCCAGTTCCGAGGCGGAAGCTCTCAACAACGTGGCGACGGGTATAGCAACGAGTCTGGGGCTCGTCGACATCGTCGTGCTGGACGACAACCAACAGTACATACTCCAGCAGCAACAGGCCCAAACGACGAACACGGGGCAACCGGAAGAGTTCATCCTTCCGGATTTGAGCGGTGGAGGTCACGGATTCACCGAGCAGGTCATAACCACGCAGCACAGCGGCGTCTTGCCGCAAGCGATGCTTCAGAGCGGCGCAGGATCCAACGACGAACTCGTCATGGTTTTAACGGACCACGACTATCAGGACGGTCAGGAGTCGGCCGGGCACGTCGACAATTCGAACATTGTCGTACTTTACAGCCATCCCGTCGACGGACAGCAACAGTACATTACATCTCAG ggAAATTTAATGGTCAATTCGGAAACGGGGATGTTGGAAATCCGCAACGGTGGAACGATAGAGTCTGATCCGAATCAGCCGATCGAATCCATCGAGATGATCCAGAGGGAGATCGCCAAGACCACGTCCTCCTCGTCCTCCTCCTCCTACTACCAGCCGCAAGAGTGCAAAACGCAGTTGGATTCCGAAGAAAGTCTGGCGAACGCCGCCTTCGAAGAGACGGTCGCAGCACAAAATCCCACCGAAGAGCAACAGAAAGAGCAGATGTTTGCCTCTGAAG TACAACAAACGGAGCACCTAAAACAGAACGAGGAACAGGAATCTGAAAACGACAAGTACCACGAGGTGCCAGAAATGGACGCCACCGACGGATCAATACCCAATAACCAGATCACCTATGAACAAATGGATATTGATGAGCCCCAAGCCGACCTGGAACACGTCCAGAACCCG GAAGAGGCACAAGAGGAACCCACTGTAGAAAGTCAAGTTACGGAAGAGAAACAAGAGGACGAAGGACAAGACGTGCTCCCCGATACGAATCCGGAGCAGATAGCCCTGACAGACGAAGAATGCCCAAAGAATATACAGGAAGAACAGGACTTACGACCGGACGAAGCTGTCCAACAGGAAGATCTCAACTTGTCCGCGCCGGAAGTTTACGAACCCGAGGCGATGGAAGTTGACGGTGGTGGGAAAGGTACGCCCCTCGAAGATGTCCAAAGCCAACCTGACTCCGGGATAG AATCTACGGATCAACACCCCGACTCTGCCAATTCCGACGGTCAAACCATCAAAGACGACGAGGTGGAAGAAGCTGCTAATCAAGCGGTAGAGCCGGAAAATAATTCGTTCGAAAAGGAAGTAACGACCGCACCGGAACAGGAGACGGAAGAAATCTCACAGCAGTCGGCCACGGATTGTTCCCAACAGGAGAACACGTCGTGCGGGGCGCAAAGCGAAACGTCCAACAGTCAGTTTAACGACGACAATTCGCAGTCGTGGCAGGACTCGCAGGACGACAGCG GTACCACCGGAGAAAAGTCTCGGGACGAACAGACGGGCAGTCGGGACGCGTCGGCGATCCTAGAGGACTGGGAAGACACCGATTCTCAACAGTCGGACAAACCGCCCACGGAAATGCCGCAACTGGACGATGACGCGGATAAAAACGTGAAGGCTGCCGAAGCGGAGGCTCGAGTTCACAAACTGATGAACGATTGGGAGGAGGACGAGGACGAGGACAATGCTGGACAAAAAAAGGTTCCGCCCTCGTAA
- the LOC109604656 gene encoding centrosome-associated zinc finger protein CP190 isoform X2, whose amino-acid sequence MGENVKQVRVDNWGIFFLQRLQMFFSKTDYCDMTLQFEGNVQLKVHRLVMNACTEYFEYLEKSCPSLEDGVILMPSNLQADVIVPIVNFIYTGMLEFNMLTFDKLYRAADLMNLNVLTKLLDAQKVSAKKKNWPIQEKKVKPQLSPVAKELPSPLPGRKLPVWKRRVVPNPTPLPSPFSESKWNVSQDSMSAADNSPKPTRFEWPEDDLPSLSLMDTSFDDISYTSKPLLTQAEEIKASTSFDSIRNSASQSNVSASYNKSQLLSQSSIDMDEVKDYVKEQKIRNDLEILKQEVETERVEINNQSKRKQEVQNESLLKRLKIEKENKDNSTGSVSVTTKGTDVDHTKIVSEILKKYPHLVKKNKNIRLKIVSAGNKSGTSVEAKVTSNQNESERKTYGEKGKRTNAHVANRKKEGDVWVCNECDQLEFQMFYLYKKHMIDVHNQQFDINLCKYCGRKCNTQNVMMYHLFTKHGVKSPKAGSYPKCNKCPYIALSSASLARHKAEHGKQEVQCPVCGIAFVNNASLMRHIQITNHKGEKKLKESFDCQFCTKRYIHSEMNLLAHLRDRHLAEARRDGLVIIDDDDHDEEVNEQPEEEQEALLEDFMVPSQMMRHQSTEKVNIISNVKVPANQQQEPSSEAEALNNVATGIATSLGLVDIVVLDDNQQYILQQQQAQTTNTGQPEEFILPDLSGGGHGFTEQVITTQHSGVLPQAMLQSGAGSNDELVMVLTDHDYQDGQESAGHVDNSNIVVLYSHPVDGQQQYITSQGNLMVNSETGMLEIRNGGTIESDPNQPIESIEMIQREIAKTTSSSSSSSYYQPQECKTQLDSEESLANAAFEETVAAQNPTEEQQKEQMFASEVQQTEHLKQNEEQESENDKYHEVPEMDATDGSIPNNQITYEQMDIDEPQADLEHVQNPEEAQEEPTVESQVTEEKQEDEGQDVLPDTNPEQIALTDEECPKNIQEEQDLRPDEAVQQEDLNLSAPEVYEPEAMEVDGGGKGTPLEDVQSQPDSGIDGNVSESTDQHPDSANSDGQTIKDDEVEEAANQAVEPENNSFEKEVTTAPEQETEEISQQSATDCSQQENTSCGAQSETSNSQFNDDNSQSWQDSQDDSGTTGEKSRDEQTGSRDASAILEDWEDTDSQQSDKPPTEMPQLDDDADKNVKAAEAEARVHKLMNDWEEDEDEDNAGQKKVPPS is encoded by the exons ATGGGTGAGAACGTGAAGCAAGTGAGGGTGGACAATTGGGGAATATTTTTTCTCCAAAGACTACAAATGTTCTTCAGTAAAACAGACTACTGCGATATGACCCTGCAGTTTGAGGGCAACGTTCAGTTGAAAGTGCACAGACTTGTGATGAATGCATGcacagaatattttgaatatttggagAAGTCTTGTCCATCATTGGAGGATGGTGTCATTTTGATGCCCAGTAATTTACAGGCAGATGTCATCGTACCCATTGTGAACTTTATTTACACTGGAATGCTTGAATTTAACATGCTCACATTTGATAAGTTGTACAGGGCTGCAGATTTgatgaatttaaatgttttgaccAAGCTGTTGGATGCCCAAAAGGTGTCtgctaaaaagaaaaattggcCTATTCAG GAAAAAAAAGTGAAACCACAGTTATCCCCAGTTGCAAAAGAATTACCCAGTCCACTTCCAGGTCGTAAATTGCCTGTATGGAAGCGACGAGTCGTCCCGAATCCGACGCCGTTGCCGTCTCCCTTTTCAGAAAGTAAATGGAACGTGTCCCAGGATTCTATGTCCGCCGCAGACAACAGTCCCAAACCTACACGTTTCGAATGGCCGGAGGACGACTTACCTTCGCTCAGCCTCATGGACACGAGTTTCGACGACATCTCGTACACCAGTAAACCGTTGCTCACACAAGCAGAGGAAATTAAGGCCAGCACGTCTTTCGACTCCATCAGAAACTCCGCTTCGCAGTCGAACGTCTCCGCAAGTTACAACAAGTCGCAGCTGTTGTCCCAGTCCAGCATTGACATGGACGAAGTCAAGGATTACGTGAAGGAGCAGAAAATCAGAAACGATTTGGAGATTTTAAAACAAGAG GTGGAGACTGAAAGGGTAGAAATCAACAACCAGTCAAAAAGGAAACAAGAGGTGCAAAACGAATCGCTACTGAAACGGCTAAAGATCGAAAAGGAGAACAAAGATAACAGTACAGGTTCAGTGAGCGTCACCACCAAAGGCACGGACGTAGACCACACGAAAATCGTGTCGGAGATATTGAAAAAGTATCCGCATCTCGTCAAGAAGAACAAGAACATCCGATTGAAGATCGTGTCGGCGGGAAACAAGTCCGGCACCTCAGTCGAAGCTAAAGTCACTTCTAATCAAAAC GAGTCCGAGAGGAAGACGTACGGGGAGAAGGGGAAGAGAACGAACGCCCACGTGGCGAACAGGAAGAAGGAGGGCGACGTTTGGGTGTGCAATGAATGCGACCAGTTGGAGTTCCAGATGTTCTACCTGTACAAGAAGCACATGATCGACGTCCACAATCAGCAGTTCGACATCAACCTGTGCAAATATTGCGGTCGGAAGTGCAACACGCAGAACGTCATGATGTACCATCTGTTCACCAAGCACGGCGTCAAGTCGCCCAAGGCCGGCAGTTATCCGAAGTGCAACAAGTGTCCGTACATCG CGTTGTCCAGTGCAAGTTTGGCCCGACACAAGGCCGAGCACGGCAAGCAGGAGGTGCAGTGTCCCGTGTGCGGCATCGCTTTCGTCAATAACGCCAGTCTGATGCGCCACATCCAAATCACCAATCACAAGGGCGAGAAGAAGCTGAAAGAAAGTTTCGACTGTCAGTTTTGCACCAAGAGGTACATCCATTCGGAGATGAATCTGTTGGCACATTTGCGGGACCGTCACTTGGCAGAGGCACGTAGGGACGGCTTGGTGATCATTGACGACGACGACCACGACGAGGAGGTCAACGAGCAGCCCGAGGAGGAGCAGGAGGCACTCTTGGAGGATTTTATGGTACCTTCGCAAATGATGCGTCACCAATCTACCGAGAAGGTGAACATAATTTCTAACGTTAAAGTGCCTGCCAACCAGCAGCAGGAGCCCAGTTCCGAGGCGGAAGCTCTCAACAACGTGGCGACGGGTATAGCAACGAGTCTGGGGCTCGTCGACATCGTCGTGCTGGACGACAACCAACAGTACATACTCCAGCAGCAACAGGCCCAAACGACGAACACGGGGCAACCGGAAGAGTTCATCCTTCCGGATTTGAGCGGTGGAGGTCACGGATTCACCGAGCAGGTCATAACCACGCAGCACAGCGGCGTCTTGCCGCAAGCGATGCTTCAGAGCGGCGCAGGATCCAACGACGAACTCGTCATGGTTTTAACGGACCACGACTATCAGGACGGTCAGGAGTCGGCCGGGCACGTCGACAATTCGAACATTGTCGTACTTTACAGCCATCCCGTCGACGGACAGCAACAGTACATTACATCTCAG ggAAATTTAATGGTCAATTCGGAAACGGGGATGTTGGAAATCCGCAACGGTGGAACGATAGAGTCTGATCCGAATCAGCCGATCGAATCCATCGAGATGATCCAGAGGGAGATCGCCAAGACCACGTCCTCCTCGTCCTCCTCCTCCTACTACCAGCCGCAAGAGTGCAAAACGCAGTTGGATTCCGAAGAAAGTCTGGCGAACGCCGCCTTCGAAGAGACGGTCGCAGCACAAAATCCCACCGAAGAGCAACAGAAAGAGCAGATGTTTGCCTCTGAAG TACAACAAACGGAGCACCTAAAACAGAACGAGGAACAGGAATCTGAAAACGACAAGTACCACGAGGTGCCAGAAATGGACGCCACCGACGGATCAATACCCAATAACCAGATCACCTATGAACAAATGGATATTGATGAGCCCCAAGCCGACCTGGAACACGTCCAGAACCCG GAAGAGGCACAAGAGGAACCCACTGTAGAAAGTCAAGTTACGGAAGAGAAACAAGAGGACGAAGGACAAGACGTGCTCCCCGATACGAATCCGGAGCAGATAGCCCTGACAGACGAAGAATGCCCAAAGAATATACAGGAAGAACAGGACTTACGACCGGACGAAGCTGTCCAACAGGAAGATCTCAACTTGTCCGCGCCGGAAGTTTACGAACCCGAGGCGATGGAAGTTGACGGTGGTGGGAAAGGTACGCCCCTCGAAGATGTCCAAAGCCAACCTGACTCCGGGATAG ATGGAAACGTTTCAGAATCTACGGATCAACACCCCGACTCTGCCAATTCCGACGGTCAAACCATCAAAGACGACGAGGTGGAAGAAGCTGCTAATCAAGCGGTAGAGCCGGAAAATAATTCGTTCGAAAAGGAAGTAACGACCGCACCGGAACAGGAGACGGAAGAAATCTCACAGCAGTCGGCCACGGATTGTTCCCAACAGGAGAACACGTCGTGCGGGGCGCAAAGCGAAACGTCCAACAGTCAGTTTAACGACGACAATTCGCAGTCGTGGCAGGACTCGCAGGACGACAGCG GTACCACCGGAGAAAAGTCTCGGGACGAACAGACGGGCAGTCGGGACGCGTCGGCGATCCTAGAGGACTGGGAAGACACCGATTCTCAACAGTCGGACAAACCGCCCACGGAAATGCCGCAACTGGACGATGACGCGGATAAAAACGTGAAGGCTGCCGAAGCGGAGGCTCGAGTTCACAAACTGATGAACGATTGGGAGGAGGACGAGGACGAGGACAATGCTGGACAAAAAAAGGTTCCGCCCTCGTAA
- the LOC109604656 gene encoding centrosome-associated zinc finger protein CP190 isoform X1: protein MGENVKQVRVDNWGIFFLQRLQMFFSKTDYCDMTLQFEGNVQLKVHRLVMNACTEYFEYLEKSCPSLEDGVILMPSNLQADVIVPIVNFIYTGMLEFNMLTFDKLYRAADLMNLNVLTKLLDAQKVSAKKKNWPIQEKKVKPQLSPVAKELPSPLPGRKLPVWKRRVVPNPTPLPSPFSESKWNVSQDSMSAADNSPKPTRFEWPEDDLPSLSLMDTSFDDISYTSKPLLTQAEEIKASTSFDSIRNSASQSNVSASYNKSQLLSQSSIDMDEVKDYVKEQKIRNDLEILKQEVETERVEINNQSKRKQEVQNESLLKRLKIEKENKDNSTGSVSVTTKGTDVDHTKIVSEILKKYPHLVKKNKNIRLKIVSAGNKSGTSVEAKVTSNQNLQESERKTYGEKGKRTNAHVANRKKEGDVWVCNECDQLEFQMFYLYKKHMIDVHNQQFDINLCKYCGRKCNTQNVMMYHLFTKHGVKSPKAGSYPKCNKCPYIALSSASLARHKAEHGKQEVQCPVCGIAFVNNASLMRHIQITNHKGEKKLKESFDCQFCTKRYIHSEMNLLAHLRDRHLAEARRDGLVIIDDDDHDEEVNEQPEEEQEALLEDFMVPSQMMRHQSTEKVNIISNVKVPANQQQEPSSEAEALNNVATGIATSLGLVDIVVLDDNQQYILQQQQAQTTNTGQPEEFILPDLSGGGHGFTEQVITTQHSGVLPQAMLQSGAGSNDELVMVLTDHDYQDGQESAGHVDNSNIVVLYSHPVDGQQQYITSQGNLMVNSETGMLEIRNGGTIESDPNQPIESIEMIQREIAKTTSSSSSSSYYQPQECKTQLDSEESLANAAFEETVAAQNPTEEQQKEQMFASEVQQTEHLKQNEEQESENDKYHEVPEMDATDGSIPNNQITYEQMDIDEPQADLEHVQNPEEAQEEPTVESQVTEEKQEDEGQDVLPDTNPEQIALTDEECPKNIQEEQDLRPDEAVQQEDLNLSAPEVYEPEAMEVDGGGKGTPLEDVQSQPDSGIDGNVSESTDQHPDSANSDGQTIKDDEVEEAANQAVEPENNSFEKEVTTAPEQETEEISQQSATDCSQQENTSCGAQSETSNSQFNDDNSQSWQDSQDDSGTTGEKSRDEQTGSRDASAILEDWEDTDSQQSDKPPTEMPQLDDDADKNVKAAEAEARVHKLMNDWEEDEDEDNAGQKKVPPS from the exons ATGGGTGAGAACGTGAAGCAAGTGAGGGTGGACAATTGGGGAATATTTTTTCTCCAAAGACTACAAATGTTCTTCAGTAAAACAGACTACTGCGATATGACCCTGCAGTTTGAGGGCAACGTTCAGTTGAAAGTGCACAGACTTGTGATGAATGCATGcacagaatattttgaatatttggagAAGTCTTGTCCATCATTGGAGGATGGTGTCATTTTGATGCCCAGTAATTTACAGGCAGATGTCATCGTACCCATTGTGAACTTTATTTACACTGGAATGCTTGAATTTAACATGCTCACATTTGATAAGTTGTACAGGGCTGCAGATTTgatgaatttaaatgttttgaccAAGCTGTTGGATGCCCAAAAGGTGTCtgctaaaaagaaaaattggcCTATTCAG GAAAAAAAAGTGAAACCACAGTTATCCCCAGTTGCAAAAGAATTACCCAGTCCACTTCCAGGTCGTAAATTGCCTGTATGGAAGCGACGAGTCGTCCCGAATCCGACGCCGTTGCCGTCTCCCTTTTCAGAAAGTAAATGGAACGTGTCCCAGGATTCTATGTCCGCCGCAGACAACAGTCCCAAACCTACACGTTTCGAATGGCCGGAGGACGACTTACCTTCGCTCAGCCTCATGGACACGAGTTTCGACGACATCTCGTACACCAGTAAACCGTTGCTCACACAAGCAGAGGAAATTAAGGCCAGCACGTCTTTCGACTCCATCAGAAACTCCGCTTCGCAGTCGAACGTCTCCGCAAGTTACAACAAGTCGCAGCTGTTGTCCCAGTCCAGCATTGACATGGACGAAGTCAAGGATTACGTGAAGGAGCAGAAAATCAGAAACGATTTGGAGATTTTAAAACAAGAG GTGGAGACTGAAAGGGTAGAAATCAACAACCAGTCAAAAAGGAAACAAGAGGTGCAAAACGAATCGCTACTGAAACGGCTAAAGATCGAAAAGGAGAACAAAGATAACAGTACAGGTTCAGTGAGCGTCACCACCAAAGGCACGGACGTAGACCACACGAAAATCGTGTCGGAGATATTGAAAAAGTATCCGCATCTCGTCAAGAAGAACAAGAACATCCGATTGAAGATCGTGTCGGCGGGAAACAAGTCCGGCACCTCAGTCGAAGCTAAAGTCACTTCTAATCAAAAC TTGCAGGAGTCCGAGAGGAAGACGTACGGGGAGAAGGGGAAGAGAACGAACGCCCACGTGGCGAACAGGAAGAAGGAGGGCGACGTTTGGGTGTGCAATGAATGCGACCAGTTGGAGTTCCAGATGTTCTACCTGTACAAGAAGCACATGATCGACGTCCACAATCAGCAGTTCGACATCAACCTGTGCAAATATTGCGGTCGGAAGTGCAACACGCAGAACGTCATGATGTACCATCTGTTCACCAAGCACGGCGTCAAGTCGCCCAAGGCCGGCAGTTATCCGAAGTGCAACAAGTGTCCGTACATCG CGTTGTCCAGTGCAAGTTTGGCCCGACACAAGGCCGAGCACGGCAAGCAGGAGGTGCAGTGTCCCGTGTGCGGCATCGCTTTCGTCAATAACGCCAGTCTGATGCGCCACATCCAAATCACCAATCACAAGGGCGAGAAGAAGCTGAAAGAAAGTTTCGACTGTCAGTTTTGCACCAAGAGGTACATCCATTCGGAGATGAATCTGTTGGCACATTTGCGGGACCGTCACTTGGCAGAGGCACGTAGGGACGGCTTGGTGATCATTGACGACGACGACCACGACGAGGAGGTCAACGAGCAGCCCGAGGAGGAGCAGGAGGCACTCTTGGAGGATTTTATGGTACCTTCGCAAATGATGCGTCACCAATCTACCGAGAAGGTGAACATAATTTCTAACGTTAAAGTGCCTGCCAACCAGCAGCAGGAGCCCAGTTCCGAGGCGGAAGCTCTCAACAACGTGGCGACGGGTATAGCAACGAGTCTGGGGCTCGTCGACATCGTCGTGCTGGACGACAACCAACAGTACATACTCCAGCAGCAACAGGCCCAAACGACGAACACGGGGCAACCGGAAGAGTTCATCCTTCCGGATTTGAGCGGTGGAGGTCACGGATTCACCGAGCAGGTCATAACCACGCAGCACAGCGGCGTCTTGCCGCAAGCGATGCTTCAGAGCGGCGCAGGATCCAACGACGAACTCGTCATGGTTTTAACGGACCACGACTATCAGGACGGTCAGGAGTCGGCCGGGCACGTCGACAATTCGAACATTGTCGTACTTTACAGCCATCCCGTCGACGGACAGCAACAGTACATTACATCTCAG ggAAATTTAATGGTCAATTCGGAAACGGGGATGTTGGAAATCCGCAACGGTGGAACGATAGAGTCTGATCCGAATCAGCCGATCGAATCCATCGAGATGATCCAGAGGGAGATCGCCAAGACCACGTCCTCCTCGTCCTCCTCCTCCTACTACCAGCCGCAAGAGTGCAAAACGCAGTTGGATTCCGAAGAAAGTCTGGCGAACGCCGCCTTCGAAGAGACGGTCGCAGCACAAAATCCCACCGAAGAGCAACAGAAAGAGCAGATGTTTGCCTCTGAAG TACAACAAACGGAGCACCTAAAACAGAACGAGGAACAGGAATCTGAAAACGACAAGTACCACGAGGTGCCAGAAATGGACGCCACCGACGGATCAATACCCAATAACCAGATCACCTATGAACAAATGGATATTGATGAGCCCCAAGCCGACCTGGAACACGTCCAGAACCCG GAAGAGGCACAAGAGGAACCCACTGTAGAAAGTCAAGTTACGGAAGAGAAACAAGAGGACGAAGGACAAGACGTGCTCCCCGATACGAATCCGGAGCAGATAGCCCTGACAGACGAAGAATGCCCAAAGAATATACAGGAAGAACAGGACTTACGACCGGACGAAGCTGTCCAACAGGAAGATCTCAACTTGTCCGCGCCGGAAGTTTACGAACCCGAGGCGATGGAAGTTGACGGTGGTGGGAAAGGTACGCCCCTCGAAGATGTCCAAAGCCAACCTGACTCCGGGATAG ATGGAAACGTTTCAGAATCTACGGATCAACACCCCGACTCTGCCAATTCCGACGGTCAAACCATCAAAGACGACGAGGTGGAAGAAGCTGCTAATCAAGCGGTAGAGCCGGAAAATAATTCGTTCGAAAAGGAAGTAACGACCGCACCGGAACAGGAGACGGAAGAAATCTCACAGCAGTCGGCCACGGATTGTTCCCAACAGGAGAACACGTCGTGCGGGGCGCAAAGCGAAACGTCCAACAGTCAGTTTAACGACGACAATTCGCAGTCGTGGCAGGACTCGCAGGACGACAGCG GTACCACCGGAGAAAAGTCTCGGGACGAACAGACGGGCAGTCGGGACGCGTCGGCGATCCTAGAGGACTGGGAAGACACCGATTCTCAACAGTCGGACAAACCGCCCACGGAAATGCCGCAACTGGACGATGACGCGGATAAAAACGTGAAGGCTGCCGAAGCGGAGGCTCGAGTTCACAAACTGATGAACGATTGGGAGGAGGACGAGGACGAGGACAATGCTGGACAAAAAAAGGTTCCGCCCTCGTAA